A region of the Chaetodon trifascialis isolate fChaTrf1 chromosome 7, fChaTrf1.hap1, whole genome shotgun sequence genome:
actttttttttttttttttttttttttacaatttacaTTTAAGGCTTCATCTGCCTCCTTCAaattttaatacacttcatgttcattttattttctgctgtctttAACAGGGAGAAAATGCTAAAAATTGCAACTCCAGGACAGCATCCCTTTTCATCGCACATCTCCCGTTTTGCAATGTTCCCATCCTACCACTCTCCAGACACCCCTGAAACGGGAGTCAGAGTGGCTTCCCAGCCTTTGCTCAGCCCCCCGCAAAATGGTGCCCCGACCCAACACACTGAAGTGATTGCCACCACACCTATAGATCCATCCACATTCTCCCAAACACCCATGAAAACCAGGAAGAAAGCTGTTAATTGGACTGGAGATCATGGCGTCTTGGACGTGAGTAGTGATATACTGTGTATGACTCAGTCAAGGTTGTCCAACACATCACCTGACACTTCTGTTAACACTTTGTTCCAGCATATAAAGCCACTGAAGGGAGAGAAGCAGGTTTTCTACCCAGCTCCTCCAAATAAAGCGTCGCCCAGCCCTAAAATTCAAGATTGGGATTTGCAGACAAAGAACATGCCGAAACATTTGGAGAGGACTCGCTGGGTCACCTCTTACCAAATGCACTACGCAGGTAAGGAAGTCTGAGCCCTGTTTATACAGTATGTTAGGGTCTGTACAAAAGTTACTGGGTGGGGAGTGTGGCTTATAGTCTAACTTTCTATGACACTTGGCTGCAGTTCTACTTTGTGCTCAGATGCAGGCTAAAGTAAACTGTTTAGGAGACATTCACTTTGTTGACATAATGCTCTCATTAATGAATCCAGTAACTAATAACTACACAAATCCATATGTGTTATAAGCATTTCTCCAAATTGCAGTATTGGCCCTGTTAGctataatgatgataataatgcaGCTGAGATACATATTGTTCTCCACATAAGTAAAACACACCTTTATGAACATGGCAagcatgcaaaaaaacaaaaaaataaaaagccatAATGCCCCTTCAGCCAAGACAACAAACTACAATGCTCTCTTTGCTTTGTACCCCTCTCTCCTTAATAATTTTGGTTGAGTCCTGTAGCAGGAAGATGCAAAAGCATTTATGAGAGCACAGAGTACGTTTTTCTTtcagaaatgatgaaatctTGTGTGCATGATCACTTTGCACCGTGATATTGCTGTAATGGGATGTGCATGGTTTTAACATCTATTATCcataatattttaatattaagTATTTGATTTTGGATCTCCCTAAGGATCGGGGACAGCAAATCCTCTAAAGATAGATGAACTCAAGGAAAAAATGAGTGGTCTCACTGTGATGAATTCACACTCTGCACCACTGGTGCAGGGCTCTGAGATGTCCCAGGAGGTCTTACACAGGCAACACACTGAGAGCAAAAGATTTGTGCGTgagggcagggagagagaaaactgCACGCACCAGTTTGATGAAAGTCTCATGCAAGTGTCACAGCACAGCCAAGAGGCTAACGCTGCCTGGACGGCAGACACGGAGCGACCCCTGGACCTGTACAACCGCCCACTTTCCCAGGAAGAGATGGATGCCAACGGAGAGAAAAGCCTGATCAAGCTCAGTGTAAAGGCTGAACCAAGCAGGAAAAAGGAGAATTTTAAAGCTGGAAGAAATTCTAGCCTTTGTCAGTCAGATGTAGTCCTGGCAGATACTGAATCACATGCAGAGTTGTTATCGAGGGCAGCTTCAGAGCAGGAGAAAGTGGCAAAGGGCAGAGAGCTGCCACACAGTATCTCCGACCCCTGCATCCTGCCGAGGCGTCCTGTCCTGCCGGGCATTCGCCCAGTGGACAGAGTTGGGACTGAAGGTGCAGCTCTCAGCCTCCTGCACCTTCAAAACACATTCAGCAAGTCAATGGTCCATCGCAACTTTAACAGCTCCATCACACACGCTGCTGTGAACCTGAGGGACAATGTAGTCACAGGGAAGAAGCACGACTTCTATGGGATCAACAGCTACTACCTTCATGGATAATGGAATGGAGATGAATTTTAACACCCTGGAAGCAGATTATAGCTGTAATAATTTGATACTTAATTGTCAACTTTAACTACTACTGAATAGTACCATAGAGTTTATTGCACTGgaatattttacttttaatcTGAATTTAAGTGCTTTGAATTTCCCTTGAATCATCTCAGGCTTATGCTTTAAGGATGACACATTTAGGCAGAACATTCAGGTGTttaatatttagaaaaataacttattattgttattgtgttGTTCAGATTCTGGTCTGAAAAGATTGTCAAAAACTCAGGTTGTTCAAATGGGATTGGTCAAATCCTTTTTAACCTTCAGGCGACCAAAAACAAGCAATCAACCAGAGAGGAATTCATCCAGCTTCTGTCCTGTCAGGGATAATCTGACCGTCATGTGATGCAAATGTTGAATCTGCCTAAAATACAAGATGAAGTATCCTTGATAGCCTGGATGTCAAAGTTTGAATTTTTCATCTTGAATTTGgctgattttgatttttaatttgattgattctttttttttttaatcaaggtCTTTTTATGTTCTTTTTCATATTGCATTGCAAGTTCAAACAATTCcatcagaataaaaataaacccCAATAATCCCCAATAATATGAAATTTCCTGGTTGACAGTTTGTCTAATTTTCTCCAGTTTAAGTACGTGCATGACTTCCCAGTGACTGTAAATTGGTGTAACTGAGTCTTTCCATTTGAATAATATCAGTCCATATAGCCAGGAGAGAGCAGAAGGCTGATTTCCCACTTATTAAGAAGGGGGTCCACTGGGGCCACTTCAAACAGTGTAATGAATAGAGACGGTGCTACTGCTTTCCAAAAATCTTAGAGAAGGTCTCAGAGATGGTTTGCCAGAGGGTGTAAAGCTTTGGATGTGTCCTAACCATGTGCAGCAGGGTGGCTGGAGCCCGCCTACATCGATCACATGTGGGATCTATGTTAGCGTTGATCTTAGACTTTAGTGCAGATGGTGAACAATTTTCAGTGGAATGACAACATACCTACAACatatggaggaggagaaaaatccCTGTTATTTTGTGCCAAATTTCTTCTGAGATTCATTCTTCTATATCTGTCTCCCTTTATTATTAAGGGGTCAATTTGTGTGCCTGTTTATTAATCAATTTACTGTtaaaaatctaatctaataaagAAGTGGGAGggcatgaataaaaacaatccCAGTTTGTGGCTACAAGCGTCCAAACCTGCGACTGCCTATAAAATGTGATCtggaaatattacatttctgtaTTAACTGCTCAAAACAGGCAAAATTGCTTTCAATAAGAGATCATGCGGTGAAACCATACCCTTTCTAGACCATGTAGTGACTATAAAGGCTGTAATATTTCTAATGTACTCCCAATAAAATAATTGGATCATGGATCTTGAATTATTGTGATTCATAATTTCATTCAAGCAAACAGTTCTGGTTCAGTATTTCGGAAATATAATAAACACTCAGGGCAATTTGGCAATGTGTTAATTTGCTCTTTAGTTGTATCCCTTTCATTTGCAATATTCATTAGAGCACAGGATGTATTATACAATAATGATCTTATATAAGGCTCCCATAAGCCACAGCTGATTGTAAGGGAAGAGCCTTCAAAGCTCACCTCAGTGAGTTCAGTCTGCCTGCacagtccacacagaaagaataTTCAGCGACGGTAAATTCATAATGAAGCGCAGATGAATACTTTACTGTAACCTTACTCATTTTACAGAGGAGCAAATTTGCATGAatatgacccccccccccccccccccccccacacacacacacacacacacaaatgtgacaGGGTCCTTTGCAGACCATTGTGTTGGCCATGTTATGgaatctgcctctctgtgttaTAGGTGCTGCAGTAACCTTCCAGCTCGCCAGTGTGAAAAGAAAACGCCTTTTCACACGTAAGCTGTTGCAGTCAGGCTAACTCGCtgtgaaagcttttttttgtgaCAGTAAGTCCTTGAGCAGCAAGCCTGCAGCCTTGAGCGATATAATAGCCTCTCATTCAGACtttcaggggaaaaaaacaccatGATAATGACTCTCACAGCCAAATGGACCAATACAGTTTTGTTGCTGAATGTTGTAGCCAAGACAATCTCAAGTAGTGAGGCTATTTCTAACAAGGCGACTTGTTACTGTTTGGATTGGATTGTTGTTTCtgattgtattattattattattattattattataatcatcattattgtgtatgtgtaacAAAACCTGTAGCTGGGAAAACTTATGTCGCATTCAAGGACTTATGCATTTTTAAACCTCCTCACCACTCAGGCATATGCCAATCCTTTTAATCTCTTTTCCAGAGATGCTTGTTTGGCGTGTTTGTCATTATGCCATGAGTGGGAATGAAAAGCTGTGATTCAGCGAtgtgtccagcaggtggcggtGTATCATCATTTTCGACTCTCAATTCGGTCATTTATCGCAGGCTTGATTTTTCTGATCAAGGTTGTCTGGTCATTTTAGTTATTTCGACATCATTTTCACTCTCCCACAGTTagtaaaacagaaaagagtAATTCCACTCGTTGCCTACACATGGACGCGGGAGTGTAAGATTAAATTACATCTGCAGCTCAGCGGTAATTAATAGACCAGAATTAAATGCCTTGATGAGTTTCTCTCCCCTGCGTGTCCTTGCTTTTGGGGTCCACCTCACCGCGTCATGGAAAAGATGCGGTCAATGACAAAAGCTCCGCCCCTTTGAGGTGACGCGGGgctctgcactgcagtttaATAGGAGTTTGGCTTCTGTCAATCACGCACCGCCGTCCTCCTCCATGCGGCTGGAGACACTGATGCTTTTCAGAGCGgatggtgcatgtgtgtgcatgtcagagcGGAGAGGGCAGGCCAGTCAGCAGCTGTAGTGTCAGCGTCTTCTCGGTAGCTGTGTTCTCTCCTTTGGTTTTCCAgtccctccagcacctggattTCACATCTGTAACTCTGTCAAGGTGagtgcgtttttttttttttttctcgggCAGGTAAAATAGTTTCTTGCTAGATTGATGAAATCTTTTAAAGTCCAATTGAAAACCATGTCAGTTGGGTAAGTCATGTCAAAGTTGCATTGCATAGCCTGTGGTCTTGCTCTTGAGGCAGCATGTAACATTAAAGTGAAACAAGCCAACGGGAAACTGCATTAACCACGACGTGACTTGGGTTAAACTCTACTGTAGGTCTTCAGGTCAGGTATGATCTTAGCATGTGGTTCATGCAACAAACGCCAAAAGATCCGTTCAGTCTCCATGGTAACCCCCTTCCTCTTGTACTGACAAGTAAATACAAGTTGCGGAGGATAAGTAATGTTTCCATACAAACCTAACACACAGGGGCTCTCTGCAATAACAGCAGCAAGCTTTCTTTACAAGCCAAAGTGATGAATAATGTGCCTTATGAGTGGCTGTCTCTCAGggatgtaggtgtgtgtgatgatgacagtgagCTCAGATAGGATCAATTTTCAGGTGTAATCTGGGATTGAGCTcagcatctcacacacacacagtgttcgGTGCAAAAGCAGGAACGTGgaggatgttttatttctttttccatgAAGATGGCAGATGTAAGAGGGTGTGTATGCCAGGTATCAGGGCTCTTCCTCTAAATCCACCATGATTAGATGAGTGATTCTCATACTGAATATGAGGCTTGGGGAAAAACTTTCCAGTCAAATGTTTATGTTAATCCTAAAATAATCTGGTGAgtcaaagctgtttttgtttggcgCCCTcgcagtaatatacagtatgtactacTTCTCTCTCTGGTTTTTCATTCCTGTCACAGCCGAATCAGTGACTGAAGTCGAACACAGGGACACTGTGAGGGAGAGGAAGTAGTAGAATCTGTGGAATgcagcaggaaagaaaaacatctttgtCTGTGCACGacatacatttaaaatgttggGGTCACTGCACCAGCAAGTTTCAGTTAAATAAATGTGCACAAGCTATGATCTATTAGACTCCACTGTGAACATTTATCATGTACTTCTGTGCCAAGGCTGTACATTAGGTGGAGTGTTTCTGCAGGTTTCCAGGTCActtgctgtgtgttgttgctcCCCATGTACTTCAGGAGAGGAATATTACACAATCAGCCAGTTCAGTGCATTGATATTTACTGATCAGTAATTCTCTAGCATTGATTAACTCTGCAGAGACAGTGGAGGATGTAGCATAGAGCTGTAAATGTTTAAGTTTAAGTTACCTAAACACAATAGTATAAGCCAGTGGGTCTGCtctaaaaagaagaagaatactTTTcgaatattattaatattatatatttcCACTAAACAACAAGTGAATAATGCAGGAAGTAAGTAAATAGAACCAgcacaacagctgctgtgagcATCTCGTGCATGTGGCAGGTGTTGCCTCTTTTTGCGTGGGCAGTGGGCCGCCATAAATAATTCATGCGGTTTCATATGGAAACAGGTAGATGTGGTTTTAGGCATGCAATAGAGGAACTGAATTTATGAAGCATGTCTGCTTTTTCTTACATCTCAGATGTAATTTGAAGATTTTCTTCCGCTCGGTAAAAATATGGTCAAAACTGTTTGTACAACTGgataaaaagaatgaaataataTTCCAGTTTCACGTGTATCAGATGAATAAGATCACCAGTAActatatttcatttctgtctgtccagtcAATGTGACCTGGATTATACAACTGTATGACACTGTCTTTCTAATGAC
Encoded here:
- the LOC139334168 gene encoding sperm-associated microtubule inner protein 4-like, translating into MLKIATPGQHPFSSHISRFAMFPSYHSPDTPETGVRVASQPLLSPPQNGAPTQHTEVIATTPIDPSTFSQTPMKTRKKAVNWTGDHGVLDHIKPLKGEKQVFYPAPPNKASPSPKIQDWDLQTKNMPKHLERTRWVTSYQMHYAGSGTANPLKIDELKEKMSGLTVMNSHSAPLVQGSEMSQEVLHRQHTESKRFVREGRERENCTHQFDESLMQVSQHSQEANAAWTADTERPLDLYNRPLSQEEMDANGEKSLIKLSVKAEPSRKKENFKAGRNSSLCQSDVVLADTESHAELLSRAASEQEKVAKGRELPHSISDPCILPRRPVLPGIRPVDRVGTEGAALSLLHLQNTFSKSMVHRNFNSSITHAAVNLRDNVVTGKKHDFYGINSYYLHG